One genomic region from Cellulosilyticum sp. I15G10I2 encodes:
- a CDS encoding PHP domain-containing protein: MIDLHVHSTVSDGSNTPKEIIRMAYEKKIKLLALTDHDNIEGLEEAKMEASRYNIEFLDGIEVSASYKTGRLLHILGLGIDTKNASFLKTYTKFRKTREEKVENILRLINKQGISINIEELTEFAVGKYLDRQTIAKCLVKKGICMKVQEAWEKYLDPIAYEKGELLEVDETIDMIKKSGGLSFLAHYPKMIGLAGYTEYEKEEHIKYLVSLGLDGIECYYPSFSEEDTKYGEYLAKKYNLLCSGGSDFHGSNRPEVSLGSGGGDFCIPNRVYEEIKVRLLK; the protein is encoded by the coding sequence ATGATAGATTTGCATGTGCATTCTACGGTATCTGATGGGAGTAATACACCTAAAGAAATAATAAGAATGGCTTATGAGAAAAAAATAAAATTGCTAGCCTTAACGGACCACGATAACATAGAAGGTCTTGAAGAGGCAAAAATGGAGGCAAGTCGATATAATATTGAATTTTTAGATGGAATTGAAGTTAGTGCATCCTATAAAACCGGTAGGTTGCTTCACATTTTAGGACTTGGTATAGATACTAAAAACGCATCTTTTTTAAAAACATATACTAAGTTTAGAAAAACAAGAGAAGAAAAGGTTGAAAATATCTTGCGACTCATTAATAAGCAAGGTATTTCTATAAATATAGAAGAATTAACAGAATTTGCTGTTGGAAAATACCTAGACCGACAAACCATAGCCAAATGTTTAGTCAAAAAAGGGATATGCATGAAAGTTCAGGAAGCCTGGGAAAAATATTTAGACCCTATTGCCTACGAAAAAGGAGAGCTTTTAGAGGTTGATGAAACGATAGATATGATTAAAAAATCTGGAGGACTTTCTTTTTTGGCACATTATCCTAAGATGATAGGACTTGCAGGTTATACGGAGTATGAAAAAGAAGAGCACATTAAGTATTTGGTGTCCTTAGGATTAGATGGTATCGAATGTTATTACCCATCCTTTAGTGAGGAAGATACTAAGTATGGGGAATATCTAGCAAAAAAATACAACCTTTTATGTTCCGGCGGATCAGATTTTCATGGAAGCAATAGGCCAGAAGTTTCCCTTGGCAGCGGAGGCGGAGATTTTTGCATTCCTAATAGAGTATATGAGGAGATTAAAGTAAGGCTATTAAAGTAG
- the truA gene encoding tRNA pseudouridine(38-40) synthase TruA: MRNFKIVVQYDGSRYKGWQIQQDNDLTVQGKIQAVLTKMAEEPVEVIGCDRTDIGAHAENYIANFHTACDLSKDIILNYLYEFLPEDIVVKSIQEVGERFHARYNVKSMTYVYTIDNNTFRNVFNRKYTYHTDDKLDIFEMEKAAQVLVGTHDFQSFTTLKVGNKSTVRTLNFIDITVNDGIIKIEMNANDFLWNMPRIVSGMLLEVGTGKLKASDVQKLLDEKKKPEGGPIAKAKGLCLTEVTY; encoded by the coding sequence ATGAGAAACTTTAAGATAGTAGTCCAGTATGATGGCAGCAGATATAAGGGATGGCAGATTCAACAAGATAATGATTTAACGGTACAAGGTAAGATACAAGCAGTACTCACTAAGATGGCAGAAGAACCAGTAGAAGTAATAGGCTGTGACAGAACAGATATAGGGGCACACGCGGAAAACTATATTGCTAACTTTCACACAGCATGTGACCTCAGTAAAGATATAATATTAAATTACCTTTATGAATTTCTACCTGAAGACATTGTTGTAAAATCGATACAAGAAGTAGGGGAAAGATTTCATGCAAGATACAATGTAAAATCAATGACCTATGTTTATACAATAGATAATAATACTTTTAGAAATGTATTCAATAGAAAATACACCTATCATACAGATGATAAGCTTGATATATTTGAAATGGAAAAAGCAGCCCAAGTGCTAGTTGGGACCCATGATTTTCAGAGTTTTACAACACTTAAAGTGGGTAATAAGTCTACGGTTAGAACACTCAATTTTATCGACATCACTGTAAATGATGGCATAATAAAAATAGAAATGAATGCAAATGATTTCTTGTGGAATATGCCAAGGATTGTCAGTGGAATGCTTTTAGAAGTAGGCACAGGAAAATTGAAAGCATCCGATGTACAAAAGTTATTAGATGAAAAGAAAAAGCCAGAGGGTGGGCCAATAGCTAAGGCAAAAGGTTTATGTTTAACAGAAGTTACGTATTAA
- a CDS encoding LytTR family DNA-binding domain-containing protein has product MKVTIDESINYLETEIIIKCSEVNEETQKLILMLKNSEKKIFGVIGKATQLIDPHNILYFESVDKKTFIYTKEQVLESPLRLYEVESKLSDHDFFRASKSTIINMSKIEKLTPKLNGKLEVLLENNEKIIVSRQYVPILKEILGL; this is encoded by the coding sequence GTGAAAGTAACTATAGATGAATCAATAAATTATCTGGAAACTGAAATAATCATTAAATGTTCTGAGGTTAATGAGGAGACTCAAAAGCTTATTTTAATGCTTAAGAACTCTGAGAAAAAAATCTTTGGTGTCATCGGAAAGGCAACTCAATTAATTGATCCTCACAATATTCTTTACTTTGAAAGTGTGGATAAAAAGACTTTTATCTATACTAAAGAGCAGGTTTTAGAGTCGCCTCTTAGGCTTTATGAAGTTGAGAGTAAGCTTTCTGATCATGATTTTTTTAGGGCCAGCAAATCTACTATCATTAATATGAGTAAGATCGAGAAGCTCACACCAAAATTAAATGGTAAGTTAGAAGTTCTCCTGGAGAATAATGAAAAAATCATTGTTTCGAGGCAGTATGTACCTATTTTAAAAGAAATTTTGGGACTATAG
- a CDS encoding DUF3021 family protein: MKKYMEIIVQFKFVWGLFFTGSIIIYTIINMLLGKTSMDFITVWQFILLTITLTFIYYLIFGEFILKTLHVRYKVLVHFLLSYMTLLIGAHLLKWIDTSNVSHLGLFTIGCIILYLAVSLSFFMYYKSTGEQLNKKLALYKRQKSGEEKHND; the protein is encoded by the coding sequence ATGAAGAAATATATGGAAATTATTGTACAATTTAAATTTGTATGGGGATTGTTTTTCACAGGATCTATTATCATCTATACTATTATCAATATGCTTCTAGGCAAGACTTCTATGGATTTTATCACGGTTTGGCAATTTATACTGCTTACTATAACGCTAACTTTCATTTATTATCTTATTTTTGGCGAATTTATATTAAAAACACTTCACGTAAGGTATAAAGTGCTTGTTCATTTTTTATTATCTTATATGACACTTCTTATAGGCGCTCATTTGCTTAAATGGATTGATACTTCAAATGTTTCTCATTTAGGACTATTTACCATAGGATGTATCATTCTTTATTTAGCTGTTTCTCTTTCCTTTTTTATGTATTATAAAAGTACCGGTGAGCAGTTAAATAAAAAACTTGCACTCTATAAACGACAAAAGAGTGGGGAGGAGAAGCATAATGATTAA
- a CDS encoding ABC transporter ATP-binding protein — protein sequence MIKVEKLFFAYPRMKEDVLKDLNFEVGEGEIFGLLGPSGAGKSTLQKILLGLLKGYRGSAKVMGKEVSAMETTYYDKIGVGFELPNLYEQLTVLENMQTFSKLYTKPASIESLLRDVGLYEHKTKKVSQISKGMKMRLNFCRALIGTPEILFLDEPTSGLDPNNIEVIRKLVLKQKELGRTIILTTHNMSFAEEVCDRVGFVVEGEIKKIGTPAFLKYEYGENKVCVRTTDRIQEFEMKGIDQNKLFLEAIKHSDLKQIYTKQPSLEEIFSIVTGRVLI from the coding sequence ATGATTAAAGTAGAAAAGCTATTTTTTGCATACCCAAGGATGAAAGAAGATGTCTTAAAGGATTTAAATTTTGAAGTAGGAGAAGGGGAGATATTTGGACTTTTAGGACCCTCAGGAGCAGGTAAAAGTACACTTCAAAAAATTCTCTTGGGCCTTCTTAAAGGCTATAGAGGCAGTGCTAAGGTTATGGGGAAAGAAGTTAGTGCTATGGAAACAACTTATTACGATAAGATTGGTGTAGGTTTTGAGCTACCAAATCTCTATGAGCAGCTTACGGTGCTTGAAAATATGCAGACCTTTTCAAAGCTGTATACAAAGCCTGCAAGTATAGAAAGCTTACTCAGAGATGTTGGCCTTTATGAACATAAGACTAAAAAAGTTTCTCAGATATCAAAAGGCATGAAGATGCGTCTTAATTTTTGCAGAGCACTTATTGGCACACCGGAGATATTATTTCTGGATGAACCTACATCAGGACTTGATCCTAATAATATAGAGGTGATTAGAAAGCTTGTCTTAAAACAAAAAGAATTAGGAAGAACGATAATACTTACCACCCATAATATGAGTTTTGCAGAAGAGGTTTGTGATAGGGTAGGGTTTGTAGTAGAGGGAGAAATTAAGAAGATAGGAACGCCAGCTTTCTTAAAATACGAGTATGGGGAAAATAAAGTATGTGTTAGAACAACGGATAGGATACAAGAATTTGAAATGAAGGGAATAGATCAAAACAAACTGTTTTTAGAGGCAATAAAACACTCGGACTTAAAACAAATTTATACTAAACAGCCTTCTCTTGAAGAAATATTCTCTATTGTAACGGGGAGGGTACTTATATGA
- a CDS encoding fluoroquinolone export ABC transporter permease subunit encodes MIRLAWLKHEVKLQIKNGLYGIYILVNLIYLFLLGYVPEESKELVLSLIIFSDPTILGMVFIGAFILLEKINGVTGGIAVSPLGAANYIKGKMFSMLFISLITSLVLAIGVKGLDFNIGGLISIVTISSMLFTLLGILTAVYTKTINGYLISIMGIGLVTGLPLMSYFGWMKLPFAKMIPTYSIFSLIEKSITGEKILAFPNTFLLVWLLSIYWLTVSKVNSKLFRG; translated from the coding sequence ATGATACGGCTAGCGTGGCTAAAACACGAGGTCAAACTGCAGATCAAAAATGGTCTATATGGTATTTATATATTAGTTAATCTCATTTATCTTTTCTTACTTGGCTATGTGCCGGAAGAATCTAAAGAACTCGTTCTTTCGCTTATAATTTTCAGTGATCCTACGATACTGGGAATGGTTTTTATAGGCGCATTCATTTTACTTGAAAAAATAAATGGGGTTACAGGAGGAATTGCTGTGAGTCCCTTAGGGGCAGCAAACTATATAAAGGGGAAGATGTTCTCCATGCTTTTTATTTCTCTGATAACTTCTCTTGTACTTGCGATAGGGGTAAAAGGGTTAGACTTTAATATAGGCGGGCTTATTAGTATTGTTACGATAAGTAGTATGCTATTTACACTATTAGGCATTTTAACAGCGGTTTATACTAAGACAATTAATGGGTATTTGATAAGCATAATGGGAATCGGACTAGTAACAGGACTACCACTGATGAGTTATTTTGGATGGATGAAGCTGCCGTTTGCTAAGATGATTCCAACCTACTCTATATTTTCGTTAATTGAAAAGAGTATTACAGGGGAAAAGATATTAGCATTTCCTAATACATTTTTATTAGTATGGCTTCTAAGTATTTATTGGCTTACAGTTTCAAAAGTAAATAGTAAATTGTTTAGGGGGTGA
- a CDS encoding GntP family permease, whose product METTILGGQLILGLVIGIVVLVALILKTKIHAFLALIIAAALTGLIGGMQPNDVVSTISKGFGNTLGSIGIIIGFGVMMGEIFEKSGAAEKMAMVFLKRLGKKREELALALTGFIVSIPIFCDSGFVVLSPLAKAISKKTKKSVVSLGVALAVGLVVTHSLVPPTPGPLGVAGLFNANVGTLILWAIPLSIPMVLAAMVYAKWIGKKIYQLPNDAGDGWIRPEYQKPILNFDTSSTKNLPSTFMAFAPILLPVILILLNTVVTALKLDSPITVIIQFIGAPVVAVGLGLIVAIYGLTRSESRKTTLENMERGIKTAGIIILVTGGGGALGQILRDGGAGQYIAELVAGTALPAILLPFIIASLVRLIQGSGTVAMITSASITAPILATMNVNPVFAALAACIGSLIFSYFNDSFFWVVNRLLGIEDAKEQIRVWSVTTTIAWAVGIVELLIVNAIFG is encoded by the coding sequence ATGGAAACAACTATTCTAGGGGGACAATTGATTCTGGGGTTAGTGATTGGTATTGTTGTTTTAGTTGCTCTTATTTTAAAAACTAAAATTCATGCCTTTTTAGCGCTGATTATTGCAGCTGCCCTAACAGGACTTATTGGCGGTATGCAGCCAAATGATGTGGTTTCAACAATATCTAAAGGGTTTGGAAATACTTTAGGAAGTATTGGTATTATTATTGGATTTGGCGTTATGATGGGGGAAATCTTTGAAAAATCTGGAGCCGCAGAGAAAATGGCTATGGTCTTTTTAAAACGTTTAGGCAAAAAAAGAGAAGAACTAGCGTTGGCACTTACAGGATTTATCGTTTCAATTCCTATTTTCTGTGACTCAGGTTTTGTAGTATTGTCACCTCTTGCAAAAGCTATCTCAAAGAAAACAAAAAAATCTGTCGTATCACTGGGTGTAGCATTAGCTGTGGGCCTTGTAGTAACACACTCTCTTGTACCGCCTACTCCCGGACCTCTAGGTGTTGCAGGCCTCTTTAATGCAAATGTCGGTACACTTATATTATGGGCCATTCCTCTAAGTATCCCTATGGTTCTAGCAGCGATGGTCTACGCCAAATGGATTGGTAAAAAGATTTATCAGCTGCCAAATGATGCCGGTGATGGTTGGATTCGACCTGAATACCAAAAACCTATACTCAACTTTGACACATCTAGTACTAAAAATCTTCCATCAACTTTTATGGCTTTTGCCCCTATCCTGCTTCCTGTTATTCTTATATTACTTAATACGGTTGTTACAGCTTTAAAATTAGATAGTCCTATAACCGTTATTATTCAGTTTATTGGTGCACCTGTTGTTGCTGTTGGCCTTGGCTTAATTGTTGCGATCTATGGATTAACCAGAAGTGAATCAAGAAAAACGACGCTTGAAAATATGGAAAGAGGTATAAAAACTGCTGGTATCATCATCTTAGTTACTGGCGGCGGTGGTGCCCTTGGTCAGATTTTACGTGACGGCGGTGCAGGACAGTACATAGCAGAACTTGTAGCCGGGACAGCTTTGCCAGCTATTTTATTACCTTTTATTATTGCTTCACTCGTTCGTTTAATCCAAGGAAGCGGCACAGTTGCAATGATTACCTCTGCATCTATCACGGCCCCAATACTTGCAACCATGAACGTCAACCCCGTATTTGCTGCACTGGCTGCTTGTATCGGTTCACTCATATTCTCATATTTTAACGATAGCTTCTTCTGGGTGGTTAACCGTCTTTTAGGTATTGAAGATGCCAAAGAGCAAATCAGAGTATGGTCTGTAACAACTACCATCGCTTGGGCGGTTGGTATTGTAGAACTATTGATCGTTAACGCCATATTTGGATAA
- the pdxA gene encoding 4-hydroxythreonine-4-phosphate dehydrogenase PdxA, protein MNRPYIGIPMGDPAGIGPEIVVKALNEKSIYEICKPVVIGDRHVIEQAINFCSLNLSVNLTENAALGRYEAGVIDLIDLDNVDLSELKIGEVQALGGKAAFEYIEKSIDMANLGEVDAIATTPINKESLKAANINFIGHTEILADLTNIQDPLTMFEVRNMRVFFLSRHVSLRKACDMVTEERLLDYIIRCTEALKRLGIDEGVMAVAGLNPHSGEHGLFGNEEVTDVEPAITQAQALGYKVVGPIGADSVFHLALQGKFNSVLSLYHDQGHIATKTLDFERTIAITNGLPFLRTSVDHGTAFDIAGTGKASEISMVEAIRLAAKYSHSFKKEH, encoded by the coding sequence ATGAACAGACCCTATATTGGCATTCCCATGGGAGACCCTGCAGGAATAGGCCCTGAAATAGTTGTAAAAGCATTAAATGAAAAAAGTATTTATGAAATCTGCAAACCGGTTGTTATCGGGGATAGGCATGTTATTGAACAAGCTATAAACTTCTGCAGCTTAAATCTCAGTGTAAATTTAACCGAAAACGCAGCACTTGGCAGATATGAAGCCGGAGTTATTGACCTTATCGATCTAGACAACGTAGACCTTAGCGAACTTAAAATAGGTGAGGTTCAAGCTTTAGGTGGAAAGGCGGCCTTTGAGTATATCGAAAAATCCATTGACATGGCAAACTTAGGGGAAGTTGATGCTATTGCTACAACGCCCATTAACAAAGAATCTCTAAAAGCTGCTAATATCAACTTTATAGGCCATACCGAAATCTTAGCAGATCTTACTAATATCCAAGATCCGCTTACGATGTTTGAAGTTAGAAATATGCGTGTATTTTTTCTAAGCCGTCATGTGTCTTTAAGAAAAGCTTGCGATATGGTTACAGAAGAAAGGCTGCTTGATTATATTATACGCTGCACAGAAGCACTTAAAAGACTGGGGATAGACGAGGGCGTAATGGCTGTAGCAGGCCTTAATCCTCATAGCGGAGAACATGGCCTTTTCGGGAATGAGGAAGTCACAGATGTGGAACCCGCTATTACTCAGGCTCAGGCATTAGGCTATAAGGTAGTTGGCCCAATCGGTGCTGATTCTGTTTTTCATCTTGCACTGCAAGGTAAGTTTAATAGTGTTTTATCTTTGTATCATGACCAAGGCCACATCGCAACCAAAACATTAGACTTTGAAAGAACTATTGCCATTACAAACGGACTTCCTTTCCTTAGAACCTCTGTTGACCACGGCACAGCCTTTGACATTGCCGGAACGGGTAAGGCAAGTGAAATAAGCATGGTTGAGGCCATACGTTTAGCAGCCAAGTACTCTCATAGTTTTAAAAAGGAACACTAA